A genome region from Cucumis sativus cultivar 9930 chromosome 4, Cucumber_9930_V3, whole genome shotgun sequence includes the following:
- the LOC116401612 gene encoding DNA-directed RNA polymerases II, IV and V subunit 8B-like isoform X2: protein MAGLLFNDIFKVKCVNPDGKKYDKVSRIEARSEKLSMHMLLDVNTEIYPIDEGEKLLMVLSPTLNYDGSPVTSYKDQGGLCIFWRTPNAVEGRSHPLCQIQGGSEHVFAPSKTHIKHTNL from the exons ATGGCGGGGCTTCtatttaatgatattttcaagGTCAAGTGTGTCAACCCAGATGGTAAAAAGTATGATAAAG TTTCTAGAATTGAAGCACGGAGTGAGAAGCTTTCGATGCATATGCTGCTGGATGTAAATACAGAGATATATCCTATTGATGAAGGTGAGAAGCTTCTGATGGTCTTGTCTCCCACGTTGAACTATGATGGATCTCCTGTTACCAGCTATAAAGATCAG GGAGGTTTATGCATCTTTTGGAGGACTCCAAATGCTGTTGAAGGGAGATCCCATCCACTGTGCCAAATTCAGGGTGGATCAGAACATGTTTTTGCTCCTTCGAAAACTCACATAAAACATACAAATCTCTAG
- the LOC116401612 gene encoding DNA-directed RNA polymerases II, IV and V subunit 8B-like isoform X1, whose product MAGLLFNDIFKVKCVNPDGKKYDKVSRIEARSEKLSMHMLLDVNTEIYPIDEGEKLLMVLSPTLNYDGSPVTSYKDQEGKKSLADKFEYIMHGKTYKLSDEGSGSDLKVEVYASFGGLQMLLKGDPIHCAKFRVDQNMFLLLRKLT is encoded by the exons ATGGCGGGGCTTCtatttaatgatattttcaagGTCAAGTGTGTCAACCCAGATGGTAAAAAGTATGATAAAG TTTCTAGAATTGAAGCACGGAGTGAGAAGCTTTCGATGCATATGCTGCTGGATGTAAATACAGAGATATATCCTATTGATGAAGGTGAGAAGCTTCTGATGGTCTTGTCTCCCACGTTGAACTATGATGGATCTCCTGTTACCAGCTATAAAGATCAG GAAGGGAAGAAATCTTTAGCTGATAAGTTTGAATACATCATGCATGGTAAAACATACAAACTTTCAGATGAAGGCTCAGGTTCAGACTTGAAAGT GGAGGTTTATGCATCTTTTGGAGGACTCCAAATGCTGTTGAAGGGAGATCCCATCCACTGTGCCAAATTCAGGGTGGATCAGAACATGTTTTTGCTCCTTCGAAAACTCACATAA
- the LOC116403368 gene encoding LOW QUALITY PROTEIN: ribosome biogenesis protein TSR3 homolog (The sequence of the model RefSeq protein was modified relative to this genomic sequence to represent the inferred CDS: deleted 1 base in 1 codon) yields the protein MSHNKTRRFKNHHPRRGQSTRGHKFIGEDECLPVDPANEEEPTRPNIHLAMWDFGQCDAKRCTGRKLARFGLLKDLRVNSGFGGIVLSPVGVNCVSKEDHSLLKKKGLAVVDCSWARLGDVPFVKLRCAAPRLLPWLVAANPVNYGRPCELSCVEALAAALIICGEGETADLLLGKFKWGHAFLSVNRELLKQYSACENSADIISVQNAWLSQQRQVPKEPHNVEGADKSSVSEHDEGSDDSEDGLPPLEKNLNHLTLQQESDEESE from the exons ATGAGCCATAACAAGACTAGACGCTTCAAAAATCATCATCCTCGTCGCGGACAATCTACTCGGGGCCATAAATTTATTGG aGAGGATGAGTGTTTGCCGGTCGACCCAG CCAATGAAGAGGAGCCAACGCGTCCAAATATTCACCTTGCCATGTGG GATTTTGGGCAGTGTGATGCAAAAAGGTGTACAGGACGCAAGCTTGCACGATTTGGCTTGTTAAAA GATTTGCGTGTTAACAGTGGGTTTGGAGGCATTGTCTTAAG TCCAGTGGGGGTGAATTGTGTCTCCAAAGAAGATCATAGtcttcttaaa aaaaaaggatTAGCAGTTGTGGATTGCTCATGGGCACGGTTGGGTGATGTTCCATTTGTGAAATTGCGATGTGCTGCTCCTCGCCTAT TACCTTGGCTAGTAGCAGCAAACCCAGTAAACTATGGTCGACCATGTGAGTTATCTTGCGTGGAAGCATTAGCCGCCGCTCTAATCATATG TGGGGAAGGGGAAACAGCAGATCTGTTGCTTGGTAAATTCAAGTGGGGTCATGCTTTTCTTTCCGTTAATAg AGAACTTCTAAAACAATACTCAGCATGTGAGAATAGTGCGGATATTATTTCGGTCCAGAATGCTTGGTTATCACAACAACGACAAGTCCCCAAAGAACCGCATAATGTCGAAG GTGCAGATAAGTCATCCGTGAGCGAACATGATGAAGGTTCCGATGATTCGGAAGATGGACTTCCGCCATTGGAGAAGAATCTAAATCACTTGACCTTGCAGCAAGAAAGCGACGAAGAAAGCGAGTAA
- the LOC101213308 gene encoding apoptotic chromatin condensation inducer in the nucleus: MSSKSKYSILDNRPIDQWKVTELKEELKRRKLTIKGLKEDLVKRLDEAVRMEREENAEETNGVDGDPPVTNSDNNQEHASIVSGTAKETNEDTNITDNVDDVGVQVEKDDSNAAVKEGGIQDGAGLNGSPRVEEGSSVRVSTVETKTTVTETVVSEVAIGVGVEGLQNTESKDNEDRLELDSEDSKPQLDSEESKPHMVSEESKPQLVSEGSKPQLDSEDSKPLLDDVNMELQVENEYLKSQQADLVHDSSAPDDQVSEVSPVLGSQVRTDSISTASVTINEMIELKENMSADHVKLELDVKQEMVEPSSSIIVPDAGESHPMDVEEPHVNKNVQESLANRDVLESPENKDVMDSIVKEDVEKKEDVKDIISELHEKHDGVDVGFSEKLNLDRSSGDDSIEDTTENKTDSVNNLEEMGEKNVKNEGLMSQEEKVVDIAMRGSTGDRKSIGIENDVTSLPAEKRRLHDQAVVGNESVKRQRRWNSENLKIPEPQNAAHHTSTSNSKDIHQSTAPKRNFSRSDSTASEDPSKERVVPPSPKPPTNSLRIDRFLRPFTLKAVQELLGKTGNVTSFWMDHIKTHCYVTYSSVEEALKTRDAVYNLQWPPNGGRLLIAEFVDPQEVKTRVEAPQTPTPAVVAPPVSNVPPPVQPEPSPRQPRQQHAPPPSLPPPRPHPHPHPHPHPQTTLLKQGSSYHSHLHLHFPIKSTLLLSP, encoded by the exons ATGTCTTCCAAATCGAAATATTCAATTCTCGACAATCGACCGATTGATCAGTGGAAGGTTACGGAGTTGAAAGAGGAACTTAAGAGAAGGAAATTGACCATCAAGGGGTTGAAGGAAGATTTGGTTAAACGGTTAGATGAAGCAGTTCGAAtggaaagggaagaaaatgcTGAGGAAACCAATGGTGTTGATGGTGACCCTCCAGTTACAAATAGTGACAATAACCAAGAGCATGCATCTATTGTTTCTGGAACGGCGAAAGAAACTAATGAAGATACTAACATCACAGATAATGTAGATGATGTTGGAGTTCAGGTTGAAAAGGATGATAGTAATGCAGCTGTGAAGGAAGGTGGAATTCAAGATGGGGCTGGTCTTAATGGTTCCCCCAGGGTAGAAGAGGGATCGTCCGTCCGTGTTTCTACTGTGGAAACTAAAACTACTGTAACTGAAACCGTAGTATCTGAAGTAGCAATAGGTGTGGGTGTGGAAGGTTTGCAGAACACTGAAAGCAAGGATAACGAGGATAGGCTCGAGCTGGATAGTGAGGATTCAAAGCCCCAGCTGGATAGTGAGGAATCAAAGCCCCACATGGTTAGTGAGGAGTCAAAGCCTCAACTGGTTAGTGAGGGTTCAAAGCCACAGCTTGATAGTGAGGATTCAAAGCCCCTGCTTGATGATGTGAATATGGAGCTCCAGGTGGAGAATGAGTATTTGAAGTCTCAACAGGCAGATCTCGTGCACGACTCTTCTGCTCCAGACGACCAGGTATCTGAGGTCAGCCCTGTTTTAGGGTCTCAAGTAAGAACTGATTCTATTTCTACTGCTTCTGTGACAATTAATGAAATGATTGAACTAAAGGAAAATATGTCTGCTGATCATGTAAAATTAGAACTAGATGTTAAGCAGGAGATGGTGGAACCATCATCCAGCATTATTGTCCCAGATGCTGGCGAATCACATCCTATGGATGTTGAAGAGCCACATGTGAACAAGAATGTTCAAGAGTCACTTGCAAACAGAGATGTTCTGGAGTCACCTGAGAACAAAGATGTTATGGACTCTATTGTGAAAGAAGATgttgagaagaaagaagatgttAAGGACATAATTTCTGAGCTTCATGAGAAGCATGATGGTGTAGATGTGGGGTTCTCTGAAAAGCTTAATTTAGATAGAAGTTCTGGGGATGATTCAATAGAAGATACAACAGAGAATAAGACTGATTCAGTGAATAATCTTGAAGAAATGGGAGAGAAGAATGTAAAAAATGAGGGCCTTATGTCCCAAGAGGAAAAGGTTGTTGACATAGCAATGCGAGGCTCAACTGGAGACAGAAAGAGTATTGGTATAGAGAATGACGTTACATCTTTGCCTGCTGAAAAAAGAAGGCTTCATG ATCAAGCAGTGGTTGGAAATGAGTCCGTGAAGAGACAGCGTAGGTGGAATTCTGAGAACCTCAAAATTCCAGAGCCCCAAAATGCTGCTCATCATACATCGACTAGTAATTCAAAGGACATTCATCAATCCACTGCTCCAAAACGCAACTTCTCCAGATCTGACTCCACAGCTAGTGAAGATCCATCAAAGGAACGTGTTG TTCCACCATCACCAAAACCTCCCACAAACTCACTAAGAATTGATCGTTTTCTGCGTCCATTTACCCTCAAAGCTGTGCAAGAACTTCTGGGTAAGACTGGCAATGTTACCAGTTTCTGGATGGATCACATCAAGACGCATTGCTATGTAACT TACTCGTCGGTGGAAGAAGCCCTGAAGACTAGAGATGCTGTTTACAACCTTCAATGGCCACCAAATGGTGGGCGTCTTCTTATAGCTGAGTTTGTTGATCCTCAAGAAGTAAAAACTCGAGTAGAAGCTCCACAGACTCCTACACCTGCGGTGGTTGCTCCACCAGTCTCTAACGTGCCCCCACCCGTGCAACCCGAGCCTTCGCCTCGTCAACCAAGGCAGCAACATGCTCCGCCGCCTTCTCTTCCACCACCCCGCCCACACCCACACCCACACCCACACCCACACCCACAAACAACGTTGCTCAAGCAAGGGAGCAGCTACCACTCCCACCTCCACCTGCACTTCCCGATAAAGTCGACACTCCTATTGTCACCTTAG
- the LOC105435178 gene encoding LOW QUALITY PROTEIN: regulation of nuclear pre-mRNA domain-containing protein 1B (The sequence of the model RefSeq protein was modified relative to this genomic sequence to represent the inferred CDS: inserted 2 bases in 1 codon; deleted 1 base in 1 codon), which translates to MNSVFSEQILADKLSKLNSTQQCIETLSHWCIFHRGKAELVVATWDKQFHNSEMVQKVPLLYLANDILQNSKRKGNEFVTEFWKVLPSALKDVLENGDSHGKNVISRLVDIWEQRKVFGSRTRSLKDVILGEEAPPPLEFSKKRTRSVRIVKRDSRSIRTKLSIGSAAEKIVSAFHLVLSEYSNEETEMTNCNSAVQRVRKMENDVDFACSMAKNPQRKKLAKELEEEESVLKQCIEKLQSVEASRLALITQLKEALHVQESELENIRTQMQVAQAQAEEAKNMQNRLNDEGYVSKTSIIDSNAKAGQTPKKSAAAIAAEVADKLAASSSSQMIMTSVLSTFAAEEAKHTNLTKTNNGLNAFASKPMRSSANSITKPEASAVGSDPNVFMSMQPLAAPANHSYQSVMVPQPTMQSQASNSQTQYQMLPSAPSQQYLQLSNGVLTPYGYGSLPSSTPVPPPPMPHMVSPVVPLTQQMLQQTIPLAQQPSPMITNXQPVPFTQQPLAPSFRPLQPPGMVYYGHPPPSQ; encoded by the exons ATGAATAGTGTGTTCAGTGAGCAAATACTTGCTGATAAGCTGTCGAAGCTCAATAGCACGCAGCAGTGTATTGAAA CTTTGTCACATTGGTGTATATTTCATAGAGGCAAGGCTGAATTGGTTGTTGCAACATGGGATAAGCAGTTCCACAATTCTGAAATGGTTCAGAAAGTTCCTCTTTTGTATCTTGCTAATGATATCTTACAAAATAGTAAGCGTAAGGGAAATGAATTTGTTACTGAGTTCTGGAAGGTTCTTCCATCAGCACTTAAGGATGTCCTTGAGAATGGTGACAGCCATGGAAAGAATGTAATTTCTAGATTG GTGGATATATGGGAACAAAGGAAGGTATTTGGATCCCGGACTCGAAGCCTCAAAGATGTAATACTTGGGGAAGAGGCACCTCCACCTCTAGAGTTTAGCAAAAAACGTACTCGATCAGTCAGAATTGTCAAAAGAGATTCACGGTCAATTAGAACG AAATTGTCTATTGGAAGTGCAGCTGAAAAAATAGTATCAGCATTCCACTTGGTCCTTAGTGAATATTCTAATGAAGAAACTGAGATGACCAACTGTAATTCTGCGGTTCAACGTGTAAGGAAGATGGAAAATGACGTTGATTTTGCTTGTTCCATGG CAAAAAATCCTCAGCGTAAAAAGTTAGCCAAAGAActggaagaggaagaaagtgTTTTG AAACAGTGTATTGAGAAATTGCAATCGGTTGAAGCCAGTCGCCTGGCACTTATCACTCAGTTAAAAGAAGCTTTGCATGTTCAG GAATCGGAGCTGGAGAATATTCGAACCCAGATGCAG GTGGCTCAGGCTCAAGCAGAAGAGGCTAAAAATATGCAAAACCGGCTAAATGATGAAGGTTATGTATCGAAAACTTCCATCATTGATTCAAATGCAAAAGCAGGACAGACTCCTAAGAAGTCGGCTGCAGCCATTGCAGCAGAGGTTGCGGACAAGCTTGCAGCTTCTAGTTCCTCACAAATGATCATGACATCGGTTCTCTCCACATTTGCGGCTGAGGAGGCAAAGCATACTAATCTAACAAAGACTAATAATGGATTGAATGCATTTGCATCAAAGCCCATGCGTTCCTCTGCTAATTCTATCACAAAACCTGAAGCGTCAGCCGTTGGTTCAGATCCTAATGTTTTCATGTCTATGCAGCCCCTTGCTGCTCCCGCTAACCATTCATACCAATCAGTTATGGTGCCCCAACCAACAATGCAGAGCCAAGCCTCGAATTCACAGACTCAGTATCAGATGCTTCCAAGTGCACCTTCTCAGCAATATTTGCAGCTCTCAAATGGAGTCTTAACCCCATATGGTTATGGTAGTCTTCCAAGCTCAACTCCGGTACCACCACCACCAATGCCCCACATGGTTAGTCCAGTGGTGCCCTTGACCCAGCAGATGCTGCAACAGACAATACCCTTGGCTCAACAACCATCACCTATGATTACAAA ACAACCGGTCCCTTTCACGCAGCAACCTCTGGCACCTAGTTTTAGACCGCTTCAGCCGCCAGGGATGGTGTATTATGGTCATCCTCCCCCTTCTCAGTGA